Part of the Mauremys mutica isolate MM-2020 ecotype Southern chromosome 1, ASM2049712v1, whole genome shotgun sequence genome is shown below.
GTGAGTTGTGGCAATTAACATTTCCATCCACACATGCTTAATCAGGTCTGTCGTATCCCCTATTTTCTGGTTACAAGGCTGACACTGGTTGCTTTTTCCTTGTGAGCAATAACGAACTAGAAAATACAGctaactttctttgacagggctTGAACTTTATGTGGTTTACTTCTGTCATGATTAACACACAAGGCTAAATTCACTAGGTTAAGCAGGTCCACCTTCAGCCTGCACACTGTGTACAAGACACTATGTTTAATATTAAGAGCTTTCACTCGATTCTGCCATTTtttgctcaggcaaaactcccaactTAAAAAGTCAAGGAGGGTTTTGCCTGAGGCAGAATGGAAGAACTGAACACTTTTCTTAATATCAAGCTCAGCatattgggagttttgccagaaaAGGACAGGACTGGGACCAGTACAAGTGAATACATATAGCgtgagattctgtgctgggcTTGTTTTTACTATGTAAAGAAGATGTGTTCTTAACTCACGTTAGCTAACCCGAGGCAAAATTCCAGTGAAGACAAGACAGTTTGTAGTGTTCAAATGAGTTAGCAGCTTGAGTTAGAGGCTATGGGAGAGTATAGGGTTTACCTTGACTCAGGGCTACCCAGAGGAttaagggggcctggggcaaagaaatttcgGGGGCCCCATctataaaaaaaagttgaaatactatagaatattcttgtggggggccctgtggggcctggggcaaattgccccacttgcccctcccccccccgggcagccctgccttgACTTGCTAACACATGGAAAAACTACAGACTGCCTTGTCTCACTGAGGTTTTCCCTCGGGTTAGCTAACtcgagttaagaacacaccttttttttcaTAGTGAAGGCAAGGCCTCAGAGGCAGAGCATAGAATTCACTGCCCACGAGAGGCTAAGGGGACTTTAAACCACCTTGGTGCCTTCCCAATCCCAGGCTGTTCCTGGGACTGGCAAAACCCCCAGCATAATTTACACAGCTCTGGGTGCCTGTCTAAGTTACCACAGCCTCCTGGGGCTTCCTATGGACCACAGTGCTGCTTGGTATCATCACAGCTCTGCATCCTgcagccccacctcctgccccagccttgcccTCAACATACCCCTGGCGCCAGGGCTATCGTGAGTCCTTGGGAGGCAGCCTTAGAGCTGTCATCCACAGTGCCTGTGGTGTGGCTTTTGGGGCTTTTTTACATCAGTCAAACCCTTTTACCCAGTGTAAAGGAGCCGGAGCCAGAGGCAGGGGTACAGATCTCACCCATGAACTGTACTCTGCAGAAACAGGAACCCAAAAGAGAAGTTTGCTATTGCAAAGTCAAAGTCACTATAAACAGTCCCTAGAGCCCAAACAAATAAGTGTCAAGATAACAAGAAGTGAGTCCAGAATTATGGTGGCTAAATTAACCAACGGAAATGAGAAAAGCAAACAGCAAAGCAGGATAAGCCAACATTTATCCTTCCATCCATTCTCAGATATATGTCCCAATCTCTCTTACTGTAACTTCTAATACAATATGCTTGAAGGCATAGTTTGTGCTTGCAATCAGCCAAATGAGATCTTCTCAGATTTATTTTGAAGAATTAATAAATGGAGTATTCATAAACCCCTTAGAAGCTCAGAGAGTAAAATAAATGATGCATTTACCTTCTTGTGCTTTCCGTAAGGAGTTAAGAAATAGTTCTGCAGCCTCCGACAGAGATATAGGATTTGTATTTTGGCTGCGTGTTTCTGGAGAGACAAAGCCAACACACTTTCTCAGATCTAAACCTATACCAATGAAGCACAGTTAGCCAATGTGTGTCTGCAAAATTTCTGCATTTCACATTCTGcccttgctttttttttaatctttacaacttgagaacaaaagggacagttttaaaaaatatatatttttgtaggCTGTTTCAGTCACTTTCTATACAATTCTCTGCCTGAAAATAGCCCATTAAATTGCTAAGAGAAAACAACCTCATAACCTACTTAAAGAGAAGGAAACAAATGTAATTCTTCCTAAAGCCCCCTTAAAGAGTGAAAGGTACATTCTCTTTTTGCATACATTCATTATCTAATTGTAAGGTTCAGTTTCAACCATAAATATAGTCTAAATGAATGTTTTCTTTACCATCATAGTTTGACGTTACAGTAATCAAGAACatacctttattttattttattttttgccaacAGAGATAGAAAGTTAAGGGGACTGCTTGTTCTCTCGCTTATACaaagtaaatcaggaataatttcATGTAAGATGATGCATTTAAACTGGCGTTagtgagaggagactcaggctGTTAGTCTTTCCAATGAGATTTTTGAAATGATTGAACTATTCAACTCTTAATATTCGCTGTTCCTTTGAATTTGATtctaacaaaataaaacattaaaaagtaGCTTCCCTCCATTTAATTTTTTCCATTGAATTACCTCTTCCTCCCATGAGAGAATGTTTTGTTTAGTGTTAAACTAAAGCTTTCTGCATTTCTTATGGACCTGCTGTTCACATCCACCTGATTAGTTATGATGCACATCatttttgggagggagggagggttatGGAGATGGAATACTATAAtagtttttcccttttaaaaaaaacatttccagatGAGCTTACCTAGCTGCAATCTATCATAGAGGTCCTTCCTCTGGCTCTCATCTGAGATGAATCGACGTCCCTCTAATAAATCAATGGGAAGGGGGTGAAAACAAAACACCATACCTATGTGAACCATAACTAGAGGTCCCTAAAATAGTAATTTCAAACTGTTTTACAATAATGTTTACGCAACCATACAAACATTCTAGTGATATATAGCTCCATCTGCCTGAGATCTGTTGAGTTCAGCGCAATCTAAATCATAGAACAGAATGTTTTAGCTGAGCTACATTCTGTTCCAAAGGGCTGATGATTTTCagccttttccactgttttatTAACTTTCTGTAGGAGTTGTGGGTGAAATTTACCAGCTTCTTCCTTCACCTGCCTTTTCTGCTCTACCTCCCTGACACACTATAAATCAACTGCTTTTAAAGGAAcattgtcattttttaaaagaaaatatgtgATACTGCAAACAAATTATTCTGAATGTGTCAGTAATAGTAATAAACCGATTAGTAAAATTACAACACattattaaaaataacattttgtttttaaaccagaggccaaattctctgctggcataaATGGAGGCAGCTTTCTTGACTTTGGTGAATTTTCTCCAATTTGCATGAGCAAATATTTTggcccttaatttttttttaaattatttatgctGTGTGCTTTTTGTATTTCTATGAGCGTAGACTATGAAAtcgatttctctctcttttctttttttttggtctgtaggAAGGTTTACTGTTAGGTTCTCATTGTTGTATTGTTTGGATGTCAAACACAATCctaaatgtttattttgtttaaaaaaaaaaagctgtttacACTGGATTGTTTAAAATAATGGTAAAATTTCCACTGGATCCTAGGTTTTTTCTTTAAACCACAAAATCTCAATTTGGATCCAAATTTGATTATTAAACACTATCCCTTTAATGCTGGACTAACAAAAATAGATTCATTTACACAACACACTACCAAGAAATAGGTAACACTGCCATTCCATCCGCCATAGCTGATGTCTCTTGTGGTATGAATTTCCAGCACAAGCCAAAAGGTTTGCATTAGAAAATTCTGCTGCCCTGTTGTTTGTGGAGATGCTTTAATAAAGCACAGGAGAGAACaagaaataattaaatatatCAAATGTATGTTAagtcttttaaaaatcagtttcagaGGGGAAAGTTATTTTTTCCAGCAGATTTAACGACCAACCCGTAATTACATTCCTTTTGGAAACATTTAAGCATTTTTTGTTCCAAAATTACAAttgtttttctttacaaaaaacaATAGCAATGTTTTTAAGGTAAGACAGGATCACAATCAACACATCCCTATGATCCTCTGAGCTTCCATCTCCACTCCCCTGTCCTGCTATTTAACACCTCTCAGTTTTCTGCTTGTGTTGAACAAAGCATATAAAGAGTAATCCATTGGTAGAGAAGTTACATTCCTTAAAGCTGAAATAGCTTGGGACTTACGTGCACCCTTTAAATAGAGCATAGCCTGAGGAGTCCAGTTTCTTCTTTGGAAGTGACCCTGCACACCAAAGGAGAGAAAAGTGACCTGTTATCACAGCCCTGTCACTAACAACAAGCACCACCACTTTGCCAACAACCACCTGTGAGAGTTATTAATGCATGTACATTCATTCAGATAAAGCACTTTACCTGAGGAGCACTCCAGGAGTAAGAGATGAAAGAAGCTGCAAGGAACAGGGCCATGGCAGAAGCTGTCAGTCTACGCAATCCCTGCACAGGACAAGCAACCACAAAGACATGAGAAATTGCATCCTCTCTGCTCAGGCATCCTCTCTGCTCAACTTCATCTTCGGATGTTATTCCAGGCCCCCTTTGCTTCTAAAGCCCTTCTCTTCCACTGATTACATCATCTCAGCCAAGCCACATCAAATTTAAGGAGAGGTTGGATATTAATATCAGACCCTGTGCATTTCACATATGGATGTAAATTATCAGTGACATGAGAACTTTGTGTgcttttttttacaaatatgcaAAGTCCTCAGACACTGTGGTGATGGACATGGTCTATAAacccagacagagagagagattagattATATATATCACCAGTTTTCACTAAACCCTGGATGATAATGAGATGATAGGCAAATATTTCTATATTCCAATGTAGGGGACTTGGCATTTCAAAAACAGTAAGGCAGATCATTGCTTTCTCGGTAAGTAAATGTTGTTAAACTTGGTGTGAGATTTACATCAACCAGGATATTGACTGATCATACAAATGTTATTGTAAACACATATTAAAATCTTGGGTTTTGCACACTGGCCCAGCACTTGCAAATGAATATACCGAACACAAATCCTATGTAAAGCAAGCTGAATCTCTAGTTTGTATACACAAAGCAAGCCTTGTTTTTCATGCATTGATGCATGTGACAAGTAAGTGATAGCATACAGCTATTATGATTCACAGATGTTTATTTGATCCTGTCTGTTTTAGAAGTCTTTCTGCTATTAATGGTTTAATCTGTTTGGTTTACAGTACATTGAAAATCACTATAACATTTTTACTTGTTTTCtaacttaaaaaaaccaaaaccctggtGTTCCTAAAATAATACACACAACTAAAACTGTAGGAGAAACTACTATTTACCAAAATGTTTCCAAGTATCAAAAGCTTCTGACTTACCTTCATACTTAGTTCCCCTGTAACTCAGTAGTCTTGGATAGGGTGAGCTAGGATTGTGTGTTAAAAGAGATTTGATCTGGTTGCAGTTTGGGGGTCCCTTTTTAAGTCTTCTGAGTGAAAATCCCCACCCCTTTACAGCAGAGTGGAGGAGTCTAAAGGGACCTCTTGTCAGCCCTGGCGATGAAGAAGTAGAAGGTCTGATGCCTCCTCAGGGGGACGTGCAGACTTGCAGAGAGTCAGGGAAATGATTGAAGGGTGGACCCCACAGACATAGAGATTCACCCCATTAGCCAGGCGACTTTCTGAATACATCAATATCACCGCCAAAACTTCTCCACAAGCTTCCCAGTAAAACCTCACTGTCATGAAGAACGATCAATAACCGCAGCCAGCAGCAAATATTAATAAGGATAACAAGCTCTTGCTTTGGGTAACCCGTCTATTGTGTATCAGGTTGGCATTGACTGCGGCGACTAAAAAGCGACCCTGCCGAAAAGTTAGCAAATTATTCTCAAGATTCACAATCTGCCAAGGCGTGagaaaagagagactgaaaaaagGCAGCATGTCCAGTGTAGCCAGTTTTAATGCTGGCTAACATAATAGGAATAAGTCTCTTGTTCTTTTTTTCTGTCACGCTCTTGCCTATTGTTTTGTTATAGCCAAGCAAAACCAAAAGGATAAGCAGAATTTTTAAACCATTAAGCCTTACTCCCTTTGCAGTCTTGACAGTCACAACTCCATGGAGGGGTTGGAGTAAAAGCCCAGTTCATGGAATAGACCTTCCTTGAGCAATTAGAGCAACAGAACAACCCAGACAACCATGAAAGAATGGGAATCTAAAGAATTATGTGTCAGACCCTGATATTAAGGGTCCTtttataaatgattaatagatgttaCAAGCACATTAAATACATGACAGGTGTGTGTTACAGGTTACTATatgtgggttatagcccacgaaagcttatgcccaaataaatgtgttagtctctaaagtgccacaaggattcttcgttgtttttactgatacagactaacacggcttccactctgaaacctataaggACACTAGTAGATGCAATAGAATGATATAAGTCATGGTTATAAGCATCTTGTTGGCCTTTTGGAGTCTAAAGCAATCTATAATATTTAAGTAAACATTTGTCAAAAGATCTATTCATCATTTATCAACCCTGTATAAACAATGCATAAATATACCCTTTATATAAAAAGTGACTACATCAGATACTGGTCACTCTCAAGGACAAGATACTGAACTGGATGGACCACTGGTTTGAtctagtctggcaattcctatccCTCTAGGGAAGGGAGTAAATATTCATACTTTCTAATCCCAGCTTCAACACTAACTGCCTGCGTGCCAAGTGTCTTCACTTTGGGGGCCTacatttccacatctgtaaaatgggagcaaTACTTCCCCAATAGGGGTCTCGTGAAGGGAATGGCCAGAAAGCCAAGTGAGCAGGTGAGCAATAGAAGAGGCAAGAATAATAGTAAAATAGTGCTGTTCTCACGGATAGGGTTGTCACTGTGCATATTTATTAGGTGACTGGGCCTGCAGCCAAAGCAAAAAGAGTCTTCCTAGCTTATGATAAATGTGTGCTCATGTGGAGACACGAGTGGGCAATGTGCAGATGGGTTTTGTTAAGGTCCATACCTTTGCTGACTTTGGGGCTTCTTTGGCCAAGGGCTACCTATGCCAGTACTATGCCAGATGCTGGGCAAGGTTGGGTAACAATGGTACAGAGTTGGAGTCCTAGTTGCATTGTGGGTGCAAGAAATAAGGGGGCAGCTTAGGTTACGTCTTCACACAACCAAGGTGATAGTGGTGGCACTGCATCAGCAGTCTATGTATCTGTATCCTTTAAACAGGATGTCACGATGCACCCTTACCTGGCAGAAGGGATTCTACTTGCATCTTCTACAAGTTGAAGTTTCCAGTGTTTGTCAACATCTTCTTGTCCATGACAAAAAAGGGACATTCTTCTGGATGTTCAAGCCCT
Proteins encoded:
- the SPX gene encoding spexin; this translates as MQVESLLPDEVEQRGCLSREDAISHVFVVACPVQGLRRLTASAMALFLAASFISYSWSAPQGHFQRRNWTPQAMLYLKGAQGRRFISDESQRKDLYDRLQLETRSQNTNPISLSEAAELFLNSLRKAQEAEEEINDHPGYLTDNLLNW